From Zerene cesonia ecotype Mississippi unplaced genomic scaffold, Zerene_cesonia_1.1 Zces_u003, whole genome shotgun sequence, a single genomic window includes:
- the LOC119838471 gene encoding oocyte zinc finger protein XlCOF15-like: MQKTKKQAAPLDAGDYICTICDLHFKTNLVLAQHKLSHRRRFRCVLCKRTFKRWSHALGHGAKCGVWDSVACGVCDKVFRDHNSLNIHKKIHIKGRNFICDECKKAFRTRQHLIIHLRTHTGAKPFGCTECDRTFATHSNLKAHAVVHEKEKLFFCVECDKRYKSGKSLQRHFASSLKHAVGEREFSCTQCAKSFSTKISLATHIKNAHSITYKCDICDKVFSNNSNLKKHTRCVHSKS; encoded by the exons atgcaaaaaacaaaaaagcaaGCAGCGCCCCTA GATGCTGGTGATTACATCTGTACCATATGCGACCtccattttaaaactaatttagtGTTGGCGCAGCATAAGTTGTCGCATCGTAGGAGGTTCAGATGTGTATTATGTAAGAGGACATTCAAAAGATGGTCCCACGCTCTGGGCCATGGGGCCAAGtgtggggtatgggacagTGTGGCTTGCGGTGTGTGCGATAAGGTGTTTCG CGATCATAATTCATTGAATATTCACaagaaaattcatataaaaggCAGGAATTTTATTTGCGACGAATGCAAAAAAGCTTTCAGAACGAGACAACATCTGATCATACATTTGAG GACGCACACCGGCGCTAAGCCGTTCGGTTGCACCGAATGCGATAGGACTTTCGCGACGCACTCGAATTTGAAAGCTCACGCGGTAGTGCATGAGAAAGAGAAGTTGTTCTTCTGCGTCGAATGCGACAAGAGATATAAGAGTGGGAAGAGTTTGCAGAGGCACTTTGCGAGTTCCCTCAAACACGCCGTAGGAGAGAGAGA gttttccTGTACGCAATGCGCGAAAAgcttttcaacaaaaatatcGTTGGCAACGCATATAAAAAATGCTCACTCAATAACATACAAGTGTGATATTTGCGAtaag gtattttcaaataattcaaatttgaagAAACATACGCGCTGTGTTCATAGTAAAAGTTGA
- the LOC119838595 gene encoding zinc finger protein 28-like, whose translation MCEILNKTCKTCFSTGRTTSSITDLNILLTTLNIREIDTSNGEICWECKAVVFKFYDFKQKAIRLQNLLAASNQNKLKTFSSLTCKTKNIYDFEYNYEDEVKVESIKIELLSSEINFKDENTDFKTTYDISDNIDKTNHKKKNQIINKAKSIKERILNSKIIDKIENKDLKNGIEDKLIDEKELRNKFKTIIYTEEELLLNREEKRNHPNFKKIPFKCDTCVLGFIKKDSLDLHVEKYHRQTIGAYECKICEKRFATQHNLHKHTKNHYVSHRCLFCRYETVSQHAAIIHCRDKHFEDEAGRVRCSQCDSVFTSVEELEIHMSKHTISCQECGRYFKGKHTLRMHIRRIHNAHRQYICDSCQRTFNTKSRLESHMATHSVALAEKLSYCGICKVQYKNIYVYRNHLKNSVNHSERAYKCSHCNKIFASKLYLQKHIDFYHLLKSPYKCIICKKLFISEWRLVNHRQKHHGLARTRDHICNICGKRFYTSSTLRSHQLTHSEVRSFMCEDCGHTFKQRPALYTHYRLVHRGIKRK comes from the exons ATGTGtgaaatcttaaataaaacttgtaaaACATGCTTCAGTACTGGAAGGACAACAAGTTCGATTACAGATTTGAACATTCTACTTACTACACTTAATATACGGGAG ATAGATACatctaatggtgaaatttGTTGGGAATGCAAAGCAGTTGTGTTCAAGTTCTACGATTTTAAGCAAAAAGCAATTAGGCTACAGAATTTACTGGCTGCATCAAACCAG aataaacttaaaacattCAGCTCACTAACATGCAAAACAAAGAATATATatgattttgaatataattatgaagatGAAGTCAAAGttgaatcaataaaaatagagCTTTTAAGTTCTGAAATCAATTTCAAAGATGAAAATACAGATTTTAAAACTACTTATGATATAAGtgataatatagataaaacaaatcataaaaagaaaaatcagataataaataaagctaaGTCAATTAAAGAAAggattctaaattcaaaaataatagataaaatagaaaacaaagatttaaaaaatggaatcGAGGACAAGCTTATAGATGAGAAAGAATTaagaaataagtttaaaacgATAATTTATACAGAAGAGGAGTTATTGTTGAATAGAGAAGAGAAGAGAAACCATCCAAATTTCAAGAAGATACCATTCAAATGTGATACATGTGTACTTGGGTTTATTAAAAAGGATTCTCTTGATTTACATGTGGAAAAATACCATAGACAG ACCATAGGGGCGtatgaatgtaaaatatgtgaaaagCGTTTCGCCACTCAGCATAACTTGCACAAACACACCAAGAACCACTATGTATCACATCGCTGTTTATTCTGTAGATATGAGACTGTCTCTCAGCATGCTGCAATCATACACTGTAGAGATAAACACTTTGAGGATGAAGCTGGTAGAGTGCGTTGTAGCCAGTGTGACAGTGTATTCAC GTCTGTAGAGGAATTAGAAATACACATGTCAAAGCATACAATATCTTGTCAGGAATGCGGGAGATACTTCAAGGGGAAGCACACCCTTAGAATGCATATAAG ACGCATCCACAACGCCCATAGACAATACATATGTGACAGCTGTCAAAGGACATTCAACACGAAAAGCCGGCTCGAGTCGCACATGGCAACACACAGTGTCGCTCTCGCTGAAAAGCTGTCATATTGCGGCATTTGTAaagttcaatataaaaacatatacgtGTATAGAAATCATTTGAAGAACAGCGTCAATCATTCAGAGAGAGC gTATAAATGTTCGCATTGCAACAAGATTTTCGcatcaaaattatatctacagaaacatatagatttttatcatttgcTTAAATCGCCATATAAGtgcattatttgtaaaaag ttattcaTATCCGAGTGGCGTTTAGTGAACCATAGACAAAAGCATCACGGACTAGCGAGGACCAGAGACCACATTTGTAACATCTGTGGCAAGAGGTTTTAT ACGTCATCTACGCTCCGTTCGCACCAGCTCACACACTCCGAAGTGAGGAGCTTCATGTGTGAGGACTGCGGGCACACATTCAAACAGCGGCCTGCGTTGTATACACATTATCGTCTCGTACATAGAGGCATTAAACGGAAATAA